From the genome of Endomicrobiales bacterium, one region includes:
- the rplB gene encoding 50S ribosomal protein L2 — protein MPIKTFKPYTPVRRFITVDDFSEITKTEPEKSLISPVKRTGGRNNTGMIMVRHKGGGHKRFYRKIDFKRDKVGVSAKVLAVEYDPNRTSRIALLQYADGEKRYIVHPAGLKVGDVVMSGPEAEISLGNALPLSSIPVGTFIHNLELIPGNGAQLVRSAGAQAQVLAKEGEYAHIRMTSGEIRLIPIRAYATIGQVGNINHENITLGSAGRSRHRGIRPTVRGTAMNAVDHPHGGGRGKSKGNNQPRSPWNQPAKGFKTRPKKIWDWMIVRRRGKTQESA, from the coding sequence ATGCCCATAAAAACATTTAAGCCATACACGCCGGTAAGAAGATTTATAACTGTTGATGATTTCTCTGAAATTACAAAAACAGAGCCAGAAAAGTCGCTAATAAGCCCTGTTAAAAGAACCGGCGGCAGAAACAACACTGGTATGATAATGGTAAGGCACAAAGGCGGCGGTCACAAAAGATTTTACAGAAAAATAGATTTTAAGAGAGATAAGGTAGGTGTTAGCGCAAAAGTGTTAGCAGTTGAATATGATCCAAACCGTACATCAAGAATTGCTTTGCTGCAATACGCAGACGGAGAAAAACGCTATATAGTTCATCCCGCTGGTTTAAAAGTGGGCGATGTGGTAATGTCTGGCCCGGAAGCAGAAATATCGCTTGGCAATGCACTTCCGCTTTCAAGTATTCCAGTAGGTACATTTATACACAATTTAGAGTTAATACCTGGTAACGGTGCGCAACTTGTTCGTTCCGCCGGAGCTCAGGCTCAGGTACTTGCGAAAGAAGGCGAGTACGCTCATATAAGAATGACTTCTGGCGAGATAAGATTGATACCTATTCGTGCTTATGCTACAATCGGCCAAGTCGGAAACATTAACCATGAGAATATCACCTTAGGTTCTGCTGGCAGAAGCCGTCATAGAGGCATAAGGCCAACAGTTAGAGGTACTGCTATGAATGCCGTAGACCATCCACATGGAGGCGGCCGCGGTAAATCAAAAGGTAACAATCAGCCAAGAAGTCCGTGGAATCAACCAGCAAAAGGTTTTAAAACAAGGCCTAAGAAAATTTGGGATTGGATGATAGTAAGGCGCAGAGGAAAAACACAAGAGTCGGCTTGA
- the rplD gene encoding 50S ribosomal protein L4, with amino-acid sequence METVIYNLQGKESGKVELPKKFETEVSGPLLHEVIVGLQANKRAGTHSTKTRGEVSGGGCKPWKQKGTGNARSGSTRSPLWRKGGIIFGPHPHGYYQRLTARKRQLALAMALSQKAASGGLVVVDSFAIDTPKTKKVVDALKKLNAAEQKVIVVLEKMNKAVKTASRNIQNLIITDSNSLNAYEALWAKKLIVEAGALNKIGASGKAK; translated from the coding sequence ATGGAAACAGTAATCTACAACTTGCAGGGAAAAGAATCTGGAAAGGTAGAACTTCCTAAAAAATTTGAAACAGAAGTTTCTGGGCCATTGTTGCACGAAGTTATAGTTGGGTTGCAAGCAAACAAACGCGCTGGCACTCACTCAACAAAAACAAGAGGCGAAGTTTCTGGTGGTGGATGTAAACCTTGGAAACAAAAAGGCACAGGTAATGCCAGATCGGGTTCCACTCGTTCTCCGCTTTGGAGAAAGGGCGGCATAATTTTTGGTCCGCATCCTCATGGCTACTATCAACGCTTAACAGCCCGTAAGAGACAGCTTGCGCTTGCAATGGCTTTATCGCAAAAGGCCGCTTCTGGCGGTTTAGTGGTGGTAGATTCATTTGCGATAGATACGCCAAAAACAAAAAAAGTGGTAGATGCTTTAAAAAAATTAAATGCTGCGGAGCAGAAAGTTATAGTTGTGCTGGAGAAAATGAATAAAGCCGTAAAAACAGCTTCTCGCAACATTCAAAACTTAATAATTACTGACTCAAATAGCTTAAATGCATATGAAGCACTTTGGGCAAAAAAACTAATAGTTGAAGCCGGCGCGCTTAACAAGATTGGCGCATCCGGGAAAGCAAAATAG
- a CDS encoding 50S ribosomal protein L23: protein MELRDVIIKPIVTEKSSFLREKENKYVFKVAKKATKGQIKEAVQKLFKVEVLGVHTAIIPGKEKRMGAHAGMRPDWKKAIVAIKKGQEIKVIEEV, encoded by the coding sequence ATGGAACTAAGAGATGTAATAATTAAACCAATAGTAACTGAAAAATCATCTTTTCTTAGAGAGAAAGAAAACAAGTATGTTTTCAAGGTTGCAAAAAAAGCAACAAAAGGGCAGATTAAAGAGGCTGTACAAAAACTTTTTAAAGTTGAGGTTTTAGGCGTACACACCGCTATAATACCAGGCAAAGAAAAGAGAATGGGTGCCCATGCCGGTATGCGCCCCGACTGGAAAAAAGCTATTGTTGCAATAAAGAAAGGTCAGGAAATAAAAGTAATTGAAGAAGTCTAA